The Acidimicrobiales bacterium genome segment CGGCCCGGCTTGAGGACGTGACGCAGGACCACTGGGACGCCATGGTGGCCACGGCGATCCGGGCCACGTTCGACGGAGCCCGGGCCGCCCACCGGCACCTGCGTGCCGTCGGCGGGTCGATGATCATCATGACGTCGTCGTCCGGCATGGAGGGGAGCGCCAACCTGGCCGTCTACGCCATGGTCAAGGCAGCCCAGCGCACGCTGGCCAAGGGGTTGGCCGCGGAGTGGGGGGCCGACGGGATCCGTGTTAACTGCATCGCTCCGATGGCCATGACCCCGGCGATGGACCGTGCCTACCGGGAGAACCCGATCCTGCAGGAGCGCCTGCTCGGGCGGACGCCGCTGGGTCGGATTGGTGACCCAGTGCGCGACGTGGGCCCTGCAGCCGTGTTCCTGGCCAGCGACCTGGCCCGGTTCGTCACCGGACAGACCCTGTCGGTCGACGGTGGTGCCTTCCTCGGCCTCTGACCGGGCGGCTGGCCCGTTCTTCGGGTTCAGCCGACCTCGGCGAGGGCTGCGGCAGCACGACGGGCGGCCACCTGGCGACGCCCGATGATGGGGGTGGTCGGGGCGAAGCCGGCGGTGGCCCGCTCGGCCTCCGACTCTCCACCCCAGAATCCGAGCTCACGGTTGTCGCGGGCGTAATGGCGACAGGCGTACATCGCCGGACAGGCGGTGCACAACTCCGCTGCACGTGCCTCCCGTCGAACCCGGGCCTCGGGACGCTCGGCGAACGGGGCGAAGAACTGGTCGCTCCTGCCGATGCACAGCGCACCGTCGACCCAACT includes the following:
- a CDS encoding WhiB family transcriptional regulator, with product MSDAAVNLYVDSQEMSWVDGALCIGRSDQFFAPFAERPEARVRREARAAELCTACPAMYACRHYARDNRELGFWGGESEAERATAGFAPTTPIIGRRQVAARRAAAALAEVG
- a CDS encoding SDR family oxidoreductase, producing MTSASRSDHRLLEDRVVLVTGGASGLGLGMATAMAAHGAAVVLACRRPETGEPAAAGLREAGHDARCVRCDVTSADELLAAVDSAVEAHGRLDCMVHNAIAPPGAPARLEDVTQDHWDAMVATAIRATFDGARAAHRHLRAVGGSMIIMTSSSGMEGSANLAVYAMVKAAQRTLAKGLAAEWGADGIRVNCIAPMAMTPAMDRAYRENPILQERLLGRTPLGRIGDPVRDVGPAAVFLASDLARFVTGQTLSVDGGAFLGL